A stretch of Brassica rapa cultivar Chiifu-401-42 chromosome A08, CAAS_Brap_v3.01, whole genome shotgun sequence DNA encodes these proteins:
- the LOC103834267 gene encoding uncharacterized protein At4g22758 translates to MSNSTKMSNSTHRRRVPTPVGNGGRSLRMRRTASRCVSDKNRSKSTNQVFERSFSDTSLDFRRDGDGSCMRRSSPLSGLPTEESGPIFYLPRIRSEVMASSPSLLRFSSPSSPFPTNQEENKREATKVVINVAVEGSPGPVRTMVKLSCNVEETIKLVVEKYCEEGRTPKLDKGAAYELHQSHFSIQCLEKGEIIGEIGSRNFYLRKGTHETGVSFAGIAPMRMSFIPSSNMIESCIAQFIGKILRRTRKLWNILVCTQ, encoded by the exons ATGTCAAATTCAACCAAAATGTCAAATTCGACTCACCGGAGAAGAGTTCCGACTCCGGTGGGAAACGGAGGCCGGAGCCTCAGGATGAGACGGACGGCTTCCCGATGCGTTTCTGATAAGAACCGTTCAAAATCGACTAATCAGGTCTTTGAGCGAAGCTTCTCCGACACGAGTCTCGATTTCCGCCGCGACGGAGACGGTAGTTGCATGCGGCGATCCTCGCCGTTGAGTGGCTTACCGACGGAAGAATCTGGTCCGATCTTCTACTTGCCAAGGATTCGCTCTGAGGTTATGGCTTCTTCTCCGTCGTTGTTGCGCTTTTCTTCGCCATCGTCTCCATTTCCGACCAATCAAGAG GAAAATAAAAGAGAAGCAACAAAAGTTGTAATCAACGTAGCAGTTGAAGGAAGCCCTGGACCTGTAAGAACTATGGTTAAGTTGAGTTGCAACGTTGAAGAAACGATCAAACTCGTCGTTGAGAAATATTGTGAAGAAGGACGAACACCGAAACTCGACAAAGGTGCTGCCTATGAGTTGCATCAATCTCATTTCAGCATCCAAT GTTTGGAAAAAGGAGAAATAATCGGAGAAATAGGAAGTAGAAACTTCTACCTTAGAAAGGGAACTCATGAAACCGGAGTTTCTTTCGCCGGAATAGCTCCGATGAGAATGAGCTTTATTCCGTCGTCTAATATGATCGAATCGTGTATCGCTCAGTTTATTGGGAAAATCTTGAGGAGAACGAGAAAGTTATGGAACATATTGGTATGTACGCAATGA